GCATGAATTATAATAAGTTCATAATCGTGTTCATTGCATTATTGATCTTCCAGTTTCTCAGGTCAAACAGAAAATACTGACGGATATAAATTTTGAGCAATTCCTTTTTCATCAGTCCGGAATACTTAAAATTCTTAATGGTCAGGTTGAAATCACTGACCATTCTTGTCTTCCTGATCCTGGAATCGATCATGCTCCAAATCCCACCGGTATGCAGGCGGTAGCAAGCCATAACTTCCGGCAATACAAATATTTTCTTACCGGTATTTGCCAGGGCATACAGCTTAAAAAGGGTATCTGTACCATAGGTATCGAAGTACCAGGACTCTTGCCCTACTGCCCTCACCGCATCAATATTTCTGATCATGAGTGAGCAGATTCTGGTTTCTTCTCTTTTGCCAAGCAATACATCCTGATAGTCAAATTCCATGCTTACCGGTGTCTTTTTGAGGTAAACTGTTTCCTCATTTTCATCGATCACCCTGGTATGGTGACAACAGATCACATATTCCGGATTGGTCTCTAAAAAGTCGACCTGCTTTTGCAGTTTTTCAGGATCAGTCCAGAAGTCATCTCCATCACAAAGGGCAATGTATTTCCCCCTCGCCCTGGTGATCACATCTACCTGGTTTCTGATCGCTCCGATATTTTCCGGATGCGCAATCAGTTTGATGCGTTCAGGATACCTGACTGCATATTCCCGAATCACCGATCTCGTGGCATCCGTAGAGCAATCCTCACCAACCAGGATTTCAAATTCAAAACCAGTTTTTTGCATCAGAAAACTGTCCAGTGCTTCGGCGATATATTGTTCATGATTATAGGTGATGCAGCAGACGCTCACCATAATTTCAGGTTTAGTATTCATCATATTGCGTTATATTCCAACCGATGCCGGGTGTAGTATTTCAATCGGGGTGCTGTCCATGGTCTCCGTTTGCAGAGGCTGACCATAATTCTGAACCCGGAGAATGATCCGCGTGATCAGGTCCAGATCGCTGGAAGTGAGCGTATGGTATAACGGTAAACAGAGTATCCTGGAGGCTACAGATTCACAAACCGGCATAGACACCGGATCTACAAAAGGCAGACTGGAAAGTGGTGGATAGAAATACCTTCTGCAGTAAATTTTCTCGTTCTCCAGTGCTTTCAAACAGCTCAGCATCAGCGCCGCACTGTCAAACAATACCGGGAAATAGGCATAATTATAATCCAGATCTGCATTGAGCTTAGGATACTTCGCTTTCAGCGGACTCAGCGCCTTCCAGTAATAAAAAGAAAGCAACCTTCTCTTATCGAGAATATCATCCACCTGTTTCAGGTTACACAAACCCATTGCCGCATGGAACTCGCAGTTTTTTCCATTGATTCCAAGTTCCGCAAATTCGTCTGGGCCATTGTAGCCAAAATTTCTCATCAGCGCCATCTTTTTTAATAGCTCAGGACATTTGGTAAACACAGCTCCACCCTCAATCGTATGGAAAAGCTTGGTGGCATGAAAGCTCGTGGTGCTGATGTCCCCGTATTCAAATACCGATTTATTTTTATACTTCGTTCCGAAGCAATGCGCTGCATCAAAAATCACCTTCAGAGAATGTGCATCTGCAATTTTTTGAATCGCCTCGATGTCGCAGGGATTACCATATACATGAGTAGCCAGGATTGCCGAAGTCTTTGGTGTAATGGCCTGTTCAATTTTAGCCGGATCGATATTAAAAGTTTCCTCATCGATATCTACAAACACCGGCGTACAACCTTCCCAGACAATGCTGTTCGTGGTGGCTACAAAAGAAAATGGGGTGGTGATGATTTCCCCTTTCAGGTCCAGCGCTTTGATGGCGATCTGCAAGGCCATGGTCCCATTAGCAACATAAAGCAAGTGCCTGATGTTCAGGTAATTTTTCAATTTCAATTCCAGTTCATTTACCAATGGTCCATTGTTAGTGAGCCATTGTCGCTCCCAAATACTGCTCATATACGATTCAAATTCTTGAATTCCAGGGAGAAAGGGTTTGGTTACAGGTATCATCTTTTTAGGATTAATTGTTTAAAATCATGAATTGCCGCAAGCCTGAACAGGCTGCTTCCAGCCAGGTACACGATCAGAAAAAAGGATCCATTGATCAGTATTCTGCTGAAGTCGGATAGGAAGAGTGATCTCAAGCCATATTCATCGAACAGGTAACAGATGACACCGGCAAGGGCCGAGTTTCCAATAATTGGCGCAGCATCTGCTATTTGCTCAGGGATGGGATAACTGATCATCTTACCACTATAAAAGGAGTTGATATAATAGCCGATGAAATTGAAAAGCAACTGAAAATAAAGCAATCCATAGATCCCGAATGGAATGGCAGCTAAAATTCCAACTACACAAATCCCCTTTTTCACCGATTCCAGTTTCAGGATCAGGTCACTCCGGCCTTTTACCTTCAGGATGTTTAAATTGTAGGCATGTAAAGGATACATGATGCCTGCAAAACAAAGAATCTGAAAGTACGGTACCGCCGGCAACCATTTGCTTCCAAGCAGCACATTGAACAAG
This region of Pedobacter steynii genomic DNA includes:
- a CDS encoding glycosyltransferase family 2 protein encodes the protein MMNTKPEIMVSVCCITYNHEQYIAEALDSFLMQKTGFEFEILVGEDCSTDATRSVIREYAVRYPERIKLIAHPENIGAIRNQVDVITRARGKYIALCDGDDFWTDPEKLQKQVDFLETNPEYVICCHHTRVIDENEETVYLKKTPVSMEFDYQDVLLGKREETRICSLMIRNIDAVRAVGQESWYFDTYGTDTLFKLYALANTGKKIFVLPEVMACYRLHTGGIWSMIDSRIRKTRMVSDFNLTIKNFKYSGLMKKELLKIYIRQYFLFDLRNWKINNAMNTIMNLL
- a CDS encoding DegT/DnrJ/EryC1/StrS family aminotransferase, with the translated sequence MIPVTKPFLPGIQEFESYMSSIWERQWLTNNGPLVNELELKLKNYLNIRHLLYVANGTMALQIAIKALDLKGEIITTPFSFVATTNSIVWEGCTPVFVDIDEETFNIDPAKIEQAITPKTSAILATHVYGNPCDIEAIQKIADAHSLKVIFDAAHCFGTKYKNKSVFEYGDISTTSFHATKLFHTIEGGAVFTKCPELLKKMALMRNFGYNGPDEFAELGINGKNCEFHAAMGLCNLKQVDDILDKRRLLSFYYWKALSPLKAKYPKLNADLDYNYAYFPVLFDSAALMLSCLKALENEKIYCRRYFYPPLSSLPFVDPVSMPVCESVASRILCLPLYHTLTSSDLDLITRIILRVQNYGQPLQTETMDSTPIEILHPASVGI